In a genomic window of Wyeomyia smithii strain HCP4-BCI-WySm-NY-G18 chromosome 1, ASM2978416v1, whole genome shotgun sequence:
- the LOC129718877 gene encoding uncharacterized protein LOC129718877: protein MAQTRLLLPLLLLVAPSWSELRKTFHSRISGSSSRFLFSHLNHGSERGHDQHHQSFKKQLESTTMNESEIEMTTLTPTTVAPEEESVHSELSYDKSLPLRVLDCMTKVSLMDCSKLFVLQNMESKDNNFETSGNITHDIQQILLPSYTRPDNKLFEDRLLRLNSTEVDRRINRGLALLFNERQIDITFMPGFRLQISPSQGDMLEFSIKKQFSSEEGRGRDGDREKDKDKRGNKKLVKHLIRFGVPVVLLPSMLLASVMPMMLPALKFATFFTTFVNHAALAAAVMYLAKQHAQEQEEKQTVYFNAGYN, encoded by the coding sequence ATGGCGCAAACTCGATTACTTCTgcctctgctgctgctggtggcgCCATCCTGGAGTGAGCTGCGAAAAACATTTCACAGTAGAATCAGTGGTTCGAGTAGTCGATTTCTGTTCTCCCATCTCAATCACGGTAGTGAACGAGGTCACGATCAACACCATCAGAGCTTTAAAAAGCAACTGGAATCAACCACGATGAATGAAAGCGAAATTGAAATGACCACCCTGACTCCTACTACAGTTGCCCCGGAAGAAGAGTCGGTACATTCCGAACTATCGTACGATAAATCCCTACCGCTACGTGTGCTAGACTGCATGACAAAGGTGTCACTCATGGATTGCAGTAAATTGTTTGTGCTCCAGAATATGGAATCAAAGGATAACAATTTCGAAACGAGTGGAAATATTACGCATGATATTCAGCAAATACTGCTGCCATCATATACACGGCCAGACAATAAATTGTTCGAGGATCGacttttgcgcttgaactcaaCCGAGGTGGACCGTCGAATCAATCGGGGCCTAGCGTTGCTGTTTAATGAACGCCAGATCGACATCACATTCATGCCAGGATTTCGACTGCAGATTAGTCCCAGCCAGGGAGACATGCTGGAGTTCTCGATCAAGAAGCAATTCTCGTCCGAGGAAGGACGCGGCCGTGACGGTGATCGCGAAAAGGATAAGGATAAGCGAGGAAACAAAAAGCTCGTGAAGCATCTAATCAGATTTGGGGTGCCGGTGGTGCTGCTGCCCTCGATGCTGCTGGCCAGCGTGATGCCGATGATGCTTCCTGCGCTAAAATTCGCCACCTTTTTCACCACCTTCGTAAATCACGCCGCCCTGGCAGCAGCTGTCATGTATCTGGCGAAACAGCACGCCCAGGAGCAGGAGGAGAAGCAAACGGTGTACTTCAATGCGGGCTATAACTAG
- the LOC129718875 gene encoding acyl-CoA Delta-9 desaturase: MAPNVLGNTLLLAEACIEQEDQNNNQIKTNKSILNVRTTETLGKTRVQAEDIKKTEQQTTSSVSSSSSSSRAYPKVLVWRNIIAFIYLHGGFLYGTYLLFTSAKFSTFLLALALGMFGAFGITAGAHRLWSHRSYKAKWPLRLILMLSQSLAFQNSIYEWTRDHRVHHKFTDTDADPHNAQRGFFFSHIGWLMVKKHPDVRNRGKAVDMSDLETDGIVMFQKKYYAILMPLLCFVIPTFMAHYFLGETLSNSWYVVAIFRYVLSLNGTWLVNSAAHIWGTKPYDRKISPTNSTFVAIAAVGEGWHNYHHVFPWDYKTSELGKYSTNLTTAVIDFFAKIGWAYDLKSVSDEMIKKRVLRTGDGTHPYSQERLQEQMVDYVNNLDHESENVIWGWDDADMDEEDKKDATVSNKMD; this comes from the exons ATGGCACCGAACGTCCTCGGTAACACGCTTCTTCTAGCGGAGGCGTGCATCGAGCAGGAAGATCAGAACAACAATCaaattaaaacaaacaaatcaatCTTGAACGTGCGAACAACCGAAACTCTGGGAAAAACGCGTGTGCAG GCCGAAGATATCAAGAAGACTGAGCAGCAAACCACCTCCTCAGTCAGCAGTAGCAGTAGTAGCAGTCGCGCTTATCCGAAAGTGTTGGTTTGGCGCAACATAATCGCCTTCATTTATCTCCATGGCGGATTTCTGTACGGAACTTACCTTCTTTTCACGTCCGCCAAGTTCAGTACATTCCTCTTAG CCCTCGCCCTAGGAATGTTTGGCGCTTTCGGTATCACGGCTGGAGCCCACCGGTTGTGGTCGCACCGTTCGTACAAGGCCAAGTGGCCGCTCCGGTTGATACTGATGCTGTCGCAGTCGTTAGCCTTCCAGAATAGTATCTACGAGTGGACGCGGGACCATCGGGTGCATCACAAGTTCACCGATACGGACGCCGATCCGCATAACGCACAGCGTGGCTTTTTCTTCTCGCACATCGGCTGGCTGATGGTGAAAAAGCATCCCGACGTTAGGAACCGGGGAAAGGCCGTCGACATGAGCGACCTAGAGACGGATGGGATCGTAATGTTCCAGAAGAA ATACTATGCTATTTTGATGCCATTGCTGTGCTTTGTCATTCCGACCTTCATGGCGCATTACTTCCTCGGTGAGACTCTGTCTAACTCGTGGTATGTGGTGGCCATCTTCCGCTATGTACTGTCTTTGAATGGAACATGGTTGGTCAACAGTGCAGCGCATATTTGGGGAACCAAACCGTACGATAG GAAAATTTCCCCAACGAACAGTACCTTCGTGGCGATTGCAGCCGTTGGTGAGGGATGGCATAACTATCATCACGTGTTTCCCTGGGACTACAAGACGTCGGAGTTGGGCAAATACAGTACTAATTTAACAACGGCTGTCATTGACTTTTTCGCTAAAATTGGCTGGGCGTACGATCTGAAGTCGGTATCAGACGAAATGATCAAGAAGCGGGTGCTGCGAACCGGCGACGGAACGCATCCGTACAGCCAGGAACGACTACAGGAGCAGATGGTGGACTACGTTAACAATCTGGATCATGAGAGCGAAAACGTTATTTGGGGATGGGACGATGCGGATATGGATGAGGAAGACAAGAAGGATGCCACCGTTAGTAATAAGATGGATTGA